A genomic region of Cannabis sativa cultivar Pink pepper isolate KNU-18-1 chromosome 1, ASM2916894v1, whole genome shotgun sequence contains the following coding sequences:
- the LOC115706306 gene encoding cold-responsive protein kinase 1, with product MTCMSFLFSRKGNNARNHGFDVEDDVSGIHDVKLYTYRELKTATEDFSQHNKIGEGGFGSVHKGRLKDGKLAAIKVLSAESRQGVKEFLTEIEVISKIEHENLVKLYGCCVEGNHRILVYNYLENNSLAQTLLGGGHAYSSIQFSWQTRYKICVGVARGLAFLHEEVQPYIVHRDIKASNILLDRDLTPKISDFGLAKLIPSNMTHVSTRVAGTIGYLAPEYAIRGQLTRKADIYSFGVLLVEIVSGRCNTNTRLPAGEQYLLERTWHFYERKELIGLVDSSMNGDFDAEEACRFLKIGLLCTQDAPKLRPTMSTVVKMLTGEIEVYDSRITKPGLITDFMDLKVRGPQKTSKLHSSDSDNTTSSSYNLPSTSEKLDGSTMFSDSAAATMSTFTSPYDQSIVTKEFSV from the exons ATGACTTGCATGTCTTTCTTATTCAGTAGGAAGGGGAACAATGCAAGAAACCATGGTTTTGATGTTGAAGATG ATGTTTCTGGAATTCATGATGTGAAACTTTACACCTATAGAGAATTAAAAACTGCAACTGAGGATTTTAGTCAACATAATAAAATCGGAGAGGGTGGTTTTGGTTCTGTGCATAAG GGACGGCTTAAAGATGGGAAGCTTGCTGCTATAAAAGTTCTTTCAGCTGAATCAAGGCAAGGAGTAAAAGAATTTTTGACAGAGATTGAGGTTATCTCAAAGATAGAGCATGAAAATTTAGTTAAGCTTTATGGCTGCTGTGTTGAAGGGAATCACAGAATTTTGGTGTACAACTACCTCGAGAATAATAGTCTGGCCCAAACTCTCCTTG GTGGAGGGCACGCTTATAGTAGTATTCAGTTTAGTTGGCAAACACGGTATAAAATTTGCGTAGGGGTTGCACGTGGCCTTGCATTCCTTCACGAGGAAGTGCAACCTTATATTGTTCACAGAGACATCAAAGCCAGCAATATTCTGTTGGACCGAGATCTGACACCAAAAATTTCTGATTTTGGTCTAGCAAAGCTTATCCCATCAAATATGACTCATGTTAGCACACGTGTGGCAGGAACGAT AGGCTATTTGGCACCAGAATATGCGATAAGAGGGCAACTAACAAGAAAAGCAGATATTTATAGTTTTGGGGTGCTCCTGGTGGAGATAGTAAGTGGAAGATGTAACACAAATACTCGACTACCAGCTGGAGAACAATATCTGCTTGAAAGG acATGGCACTTCTACGAACGCAAAGAGTTGATTGGGCTGGTAGATTCATCAATGAACGGGGATTTTGATGCCGAGGAGGCTTGTAGATTTCTTAAAATAGGTCTTCTTTGTACGCAAGATGCACCAAAGCTGAGGCCAACGATGTCAACCGTGGTTAAGATGCTGACCGGAGAGATAGAAGTTTATGACAGTAGGATCACAAAGCCTGGTTTGATAACAGATTTCATGGACCTCAAAGTGAGAGGCCCTCAGAAAACTTCCAAGCTCCACTCCAGTGACAGTGATAATACAACGTCGTCATCGTATAATCTACCCTCTACCTCAGAGAAACTAGACGGTTCAACTATGTTTTCGGACTCAGCTGCTGCTACCATGTCAACCTTCACCTCACCTTATGATCAGAGCATTGTTACAAAAGAGTTTTCTGTATGA